The sequence TTACCCCTCACTAGGTTTCCCTTCTCATGACCTGAAAggcataatttattaatattgtttgtttgtgatGCTGATATGGAGCTGATTCGAATATTTAATCTCGAGTGAATGGAGATCTGAGAACATACTGAGATGACTAGTGTCAGACATTACTTGTAGTTTCTGACATGAACTCCGCCTCCCTTCCAATCATGAGCACacttataaaaaaatgtatcatcttgctgctgttgctgtgtATATCTCCAGGTGTTTTGCCACCCATGTGTCATACTGTACTTGCACGTGCTGAACCAGACAAGTGCTCCACATAAGTGCTTAACATCTGTTAATCTGATATAAGCACACTCCTAAATatgtgtaatataatatatgtatataagaAATATCCTGGTTCTAAGAGAAGTTGTGCACTTCACTGATAACTGTCTGGTTCTGTGTTGAATGAAAATGAGGGTCTGCTGATTTCTAGAGATAAAGAGTGACACAAGTCCTCTAATCAATAACCCTTCATCTAATCACTcaaaaaaacacagattttatACACCACAATCTTTGCATCTTTTCACCCTTTTCCCCATGAAATACAACACCATCTGAAAGAAAGGGAACAGAAAAATACCATACCATTGTTTTCATTCCACAAAGGACTTCATAAAAAATTATTGATAATTTGTGTTATAGAGAAAAAGAGATGCCACCCCCGTGAAAACAACTGCAAATCACAATGCCTCATGTTCATGCATGCTACTGTGAGATATGTAGAAAAAGAAGCAATTAAACACTGCAATCTGAGTAAGATGTGCCTTCCTGAGGACATGCCCTCAACAACTGGTATTTTCATATCAAGTTAATTATGATTCTGAAATGCTAATTAGAACAATGCAGCCCAGATATCATAAGTCAAGAATTGGTACAGTGAACAAATTATATaacatattataatttaatcatCTGAATAGTTGGCATTTGACAGGCGTGTAGTATGTGTGGCCAAACAATAAGCAGTCAAATATAGCTGAGAGGCAACCGCTGACCTACACAAAGGTGAGCTCTGTAATGAAGGTATATGTGTGAGTGTCAGATATCTGGTCTCTTGATATGTGACTGCCAGGAGCCAAACCCAGTCAGCAGTCTCTCAAAAGAGAGAGGCCATATTTCACTAATAAGCATTTCATCACAAACCAAACTCCACTGTCCTGATCAATCAATTACAGAGGACGATCCCAAGTGTGACAGGGGAGGAAAGGACAGGAGAGAACTGTCTCTGTTTGCAATGTACACCTGCCATGTTTGAGTGAATCCTGTGTAACAGAGGGGTATGTGCGTTTGCACACGTGTGCTCATATCCTGTCTGACGTGAGCAGGAGCAGCTGGGAACCGATGATAGAATCGGCCTGTTGCCATGGAGACCACAGCATCACACAGAATTCCAAGGACAATGGAATGTCACAATCTGAGGCTGATATTCCCAGACATACGACAAACATGACCTCACACAACTAGTACCATGAATGACAACCACTGCCAAATGCACTATTCCAAGAGTTAATGTTTCATATGTGACCCTgtaccacaaaaccagtcataagggtaaatttttttaaattgagatttatacatcatctgaaagctaaataaataagctttccactgatgtttgttaggataggacaatatttggctgagatacaactatttgaaaatctggaatctgagggtgcaaaaaatcgaaatattgagaaaatcacctttaaagttgtctaaatgaagtttcgaagctttacgaatcttttgtttcaaatcagtggttcggagcgtgtatcacactgccaaagtcacgtgaatcATTGAAATTTAAGAACACTTATggtgtaacaaagcctcgtttactgaaatcacatgatttttgcgttccgaaccactgattcgaaacaaaagattcgtaaagctttgaagcttcatgaaataGTGtcttgaaatcgcccatcactagatattgttgaataaagttgttattttgtttttttggtgcacaaaaagtattctcatcgctttataatattaaggttgaaccactgtagtcacatgaactgtttaaaatatgtttttagtagctttctggacattgaaaaaggaaatgatcttgctggcaatgtaggcctcactgagcaatcagattttatcaaaaatatcttaatttgtgttctgaagatgaacaaaggtcttacaggtgtagaacgacatgagggtgagtaattaataactgaagtttcatttttgggtgaactaaccctttaatatccctttaaaaatgGATAATTTTGAcctatacaatgtattgttggctattggtacaaatatacccatgcaacttaagactggttttgtggttgTCAAATCCTGTGTGTATATAACTTATAAACAGAACACTTGTACTATTCCAAATCCATAAACTTTAAGGATATATTTTGTTCCAGTGTTTAAGAATTCTGCCTCAGCTGAGCTCTGaatttaatcaaacaaaatcCTTCAGTAACTTGCATTAACCCCATTTCAGAAACATGACCATACATATATAAGTAACTTAATTTTTTAAGCATTTAGCCCAAAATACAATGTCAATTGTGTTGACCTCTTTGTCAAACAGAACTTCAAAATATCCGTCACTGACAATTTATAGGTTTTCACTTTTATAGCCAGAGCAGCTGTGACACCAAAGTATCGCATATAGCTACTGCAATCTTTCAGCAACTGTTGTTGATTCTGAACATCTGCGAATAGTTCAGCCCAGGAGGAAACTCATTAATAAAAACATGCCTAACACTTTCATTGCACCTGAGACATTTTCATTGCTCTAGCTTTTCAAGCTCCTCtgtatgtacaaaaaaaaaaaaaaaattcaaaatcaCTGCTCTTCTTGGCAACTTAGCATCTCTTCCCAGCCAATGGTTTTGTTATGATAATATGATAAAGATGACTCATTATAAcaatcccaaactttgtttttaattattcactTAATGCAATGATGAAGCAATGCATATACAACTCAGTAAAAAGGCATTAACGGCCCATTTTAATCAATTAATCTCCATTCAGGCTTGCCTTACACAACAAACAAATCATCTCTCTAAATGCATCAAGATGacagtttttttaaacagtCTGGGAATTTGTCTAGAAACATAGCTGAATTGCACGACAGTGTTTGGCCAAACAAGAAGCTACTGAATCACCATTACAGTGTTGCACGCAGGCGACAACAATCTTTCAGCAGCTGTTATCGTGGATAGTTCCCCCCGAGAGGCGATTTAATATATGAAACCTTTCCACCAGTGCCTCTTCCCACTGAATGTGACTCAGGTCTCTCGGGCTGGCGGCAGGCAGGCACTACGTGACAGGTGACCCGCTGCTCTCTAAAGGAAACAGACGGGTCACCGAAACTAGCGCTGATTCATTCATCAAGGAAATTTCGTAATACGTTAATTAGCCATTACGCATTGCAGCCCTTGTGCAGTGTTGTCCAGATTCGTACAGATGCTCGCGGATTTTCCCGCTTGAATGCGCAGCATCGGCAGCGCGAGCATTAAGACACGTGTGTCGGTGATGGGGATCACCCGCTTGTGATGATGAAAACATGTTAATACTGACCTGAACCGTGCAAGTGTATTCCGAGTCGTCTAGCAGGCGCACTGTACAGTTGAATTCCCTGTCAAGAGCCCGATCGCTGCCACTCATCAGTCGGCTCAACATATTGGCCAGTCAGTAAAGACGCACGAGCGTTTAGGACGAGCGCAACATGTCATTCACTGCAGACATGCTAGACAGACCCTTCTCGGTGATCAGAAGCCCTTTTGAGTCATTCCTCCCCATCATTATCCTTCGGACTGGACGGTGTGGTCTCCTCTGCCGTTGGTGGTTTTATGCCAACGTTGGAGGTAGTCCAATGCACTGAACAGACTCAGGCACAACAGCCCATCCATATTCATGCATTATTTCAAGGGAGGGCTGAGGCGAAATGTATTCATAAACTGAAAGGCAGTGAGAGTCGATGTTCATAACTGTGTAGATGATGGAGTATCATTAAcacttatatttttaataagaaAGAACGCTATAATAACTTGAGTTTCTGtctaacaaaatgtattttgcaTTATTGTTTGCATCTACTATTATATCCACACAGTTAAGAGGGTATTTCCTGTGCCAAATAAGTAGCCTATATTCCATGATAACATTCACATCagtaagaaaaagaaaaaaaaagtcagtttttcccataacaaataattaaaaacgtATCCCCTGGTGGTGAAAGAATCATTTTTGGTATCAAGTTGGCATCTTCTTAACTATCGCTTTAATATTTGATTAGATGATAATAAGATGACTCATAAAATCAAACTTTTAAAgcttttaatttttcaatttacaTAAGGCAGCAATATAAACAACACAATTTAAGGTACTAATGACATAATAATCAATGAATTCACATATCATAATTTTAACTACATGGGGTGAGGTAAAGAAAGAGTACAAATATTTGAGGAATATGAAACATGTCTATAAAATAGATATTGAATTGCACGTTAAGTTGATGTTTCAGTTATAGTCAAAAATATGTAACAGACATGATGTAAGCCCTTGTTTCATATCCCCCCCAGTGGCACAGGATTTATAATTAAAgtggtcatgaactgcattttattattttttataatgttttctgaGTTGCAATTataatatgatttttacatcaaaaattgtcataatttagaaacaaAAGGCAATTTTTCTACCCcgattttagccctctggtttgaacgctctgttgGAAAGGgcatgtctgctgtgagacttcagtgtaaacacccaGAGctatgattggctaacatctttgcatatgaaatactATTACACGAGATTCATTTATCAtggaaagtgttgattatagcattatatttagatagtCTCCTCACTCTCCTGTAACATGTAAGGTTGCAGCGAAGAGCATCTGTTGAACACATGAACGCAGTGATCTTGTCTTTGCAACTCGATTTCTGCACTCATGAaggctttcatcataactaacagtgcaaacacgatgtaaataagagattcattgtgcagtgtagacagcatcatcGATTATAACGCGAGTTTTGGTGAGAGTTGAACTCGGTTACAGATAAGCACCAGCAATTATAAAGGGAGGTATAGtttaatcacaatttaaatAACTTATTTTTTCTCATGCTACTAAGAGGAACAACGTGAAGTTGGCAGGTTAGTCGTTGGCTTGATTTACTgacataaacattaataaacaattttgaGACAAAGACCGTCTGACTTTACATgcatcattacatatcagaaatCAAAGATCaagcattagaattaacacggTTACTTGCATGTTGTGGCATTACCGTCAGATCCATATCTTAcagtaaaagtctgtttgcaaagcctgcgccGAAATTGCAAccgatttaccaaagaatccacagtgaaatgtactgAACAAACAAATACAATGCATTCACATGGTTGAAAATGAATAACCACTTTCCTAGAATCTCCTAGGATTTCCTAGGATCCTTCAGagggtaatgttatttttaatccaGTGATCCTGTATCTCTCTTCTCTATATTTCACTAATGCGCCAGTGGGTGGGGCAAAGATGCGATGACAAAGTATGCGTTGATCTGATTCTGCAGAGACGGTCTCTAATCGTACTATTACGGCATAATCTGACTAAATCAAAAGCTTGGTTgcaataaaagttgtttttggactaacaaggaagttttgagttctgaaacttataggatatttttatagtacaatgacctctaacaaaaaaaaaaagactgaagaaatatttatttctcacttcatgacccctttaagggttaaaaagtATGAATTTTAATAAGCATTTCAGATTTTGCCAGATATAtctatacatataaataaatcacCTGCATGGATTTTTCCGTTTTGAATGTGGGATAAACAAACAAGGGCTTTGCTAAATAGAAAAACAGAGGTTCAACACAGCAACATAATCATTCATTATCATATTGTCATTATTACCATACAAAAACTACCAAACTATTCTTTGTTTTCTATATAAAGTATGTAAAGACATATGCATTTGAAGTTGACAAAGGCACACTTCAAgtagataaaatacattttgaacaaaacaatcaacactggtcagatgtggcataataaaaggtTCAGCAGGTCAATTTTCAttactgcaacagtgagcaatgcACATGGAGGCCAATTTGAATATTTAACACAATATAATGAAAGATCGGAAGTCCAGGTAAACAGTTTTGTGTGCAGCTTTTACTACATTACTCTGTAATTAAGGCATTTTGTTTGACAGAGGTAATTTTTTATTGGTTGTAGGCAGCAATCAAGACTGCTTGTTTTAAGGGGACCAGACTAATGAATCAGCTCATTATATTAAAGGAGAGAAGACAGCAAACTAGAGATCTAGGTCTATGTGCTGGTGGCAACACTGGCTTTCTTCTCATTGAAGAAACTCTTAAGCATAAGCACCTGGCCAATACAGACCACAAACAGGATGATGGTCTCCCCAATGGACCAAATGTGCACACGCTCATTCAGATCTTCAGCCCTGAGTCGGTCCTGAGCCTCTCGAAGACGATACCAGGTCTGAGAGTCTGAAACCACTTTCAGGATCTCATGGATAGACAAGCAGGCCGACTCCATCTGCATGATTTATTCAGAGGTTCATATCAAATGCATATATGCAGAGTGCATGCTGTATGTGAGTGCATGGTGCTTGCGTTTCACCTGTGTGAGAGCTGTCGCTCTGTTCATGTCAGGCAATAATCTGTCATCCTCTCCAGATCGGAAGTCCAGGTAAACAGTTTTGTGAGAGAAGGTGGAGAACTCGTTGCTGAAGCAGACCTTGTACACTCCCTTCATTGTTGTTGTATGGGAAAAGCTGTCATATTGTTTTTTTCGTTCCTGATACAGCATGTTATTCAATGGATCTGTCACAAAACAGTCAACATCATAGTTTCCTCCAGCAATAAcctggaaaaaaaagtaaagtattAATACTGGAATCTGGGACTATGGAATACATCGTATCTTCAGTTGTTAAACAGTGTTTAACAGTGTTGAATAATGTTTAACATTTTCTGAAGCCTCAGAATCACGGTAATAAGTGTTTGTGGAAAATAATCACCAATCCTGGACTAgcaaaagataaataaaaaaacaacaacattgcaaaaaaaaaaaaagaaataaattaccTGAAAGTCTATATCAAACTTGACTCCTTGCTCTAGGTCTTCGTAAAAGCATTGTTTCTCGTTGTCGGGCAATTCAAAAGTTAATTCGGTGGCATTTATAAAGGCTATGTACACAGCCAAAAGTAAAAGACAAGGGTGTCTCATGATGTTTAAgttaattggaaaaaaaaacttaacttCTTCTTTACAATACACAGAAAGCCTCCTCCATTGAATTCTAGCTGGTTTGCTGAATGCTCTGACAGCTTGAAGCGACGCTTCACTGACGTGGCAAGAGGACGGTAAACTTCCGGGTTATTTGacgttttatttttcaaaataaaaaaaagtgcgATTATTTCAGATATTACAAGTCGGTAATTTGTCCAGAGGGAACACcctttttcattattattaaaaaataaagaaaaattatAATGCAATCATGCGAAATAATTAAGTAGCGTGTTGTATAATTAAGTAGATATTTACTAATAATCTGCATTTTGGCAAAATAATATATAGCCTACTGGTCCTTATTTGGGCTCTTATTTTCAATTCTAAGTTCCTGACTGTAGCTCTATACAGAAGGTGGGTGGTAGTAAAGAAAGCAATAATATAGTTCTTACCTCATATAAAGTAATATCCTATTACT is a genomic window of Megalobrama amblycephala isolate DHTTF-2021 linkage group LG3, ASM1881202v1, whole genome shotgun sequence containing:
- the tmed3 gene encoding transmembrane emp24 domain-containing protein 3, with product MRHPCLLLLAVYIAFINATELTFELPDNEKQCFYEDLEQGVKFDIDFQVIAGGNYDVDCFVTDPLNNMLYQERKKQYDSFSHTTTMKGVYKVCFSNEFSTFSHKTVYLDFRSGEDDRLLPDMNRATALTQMESACLSIHEILKVVSDSQTWYRLREAQDRLRAEDLNERVHIWSIGETIILFVVCIGQVLMLKSFFNEKKASVATST